Proteins encoded by one window of Acaryochloris thomasi RCC1774:
- a CDS encoding DUF928 domain-containing protein, translating to MYRTTPVLALGSMVLTMGSWAMAPMAAASVNIPFKSPSDKPAPRRASTSQGASRGGLCDSAATAESASVKALLPESHYGLTAVERPTIVAYLPETSATEVFFSLKDEAKQLHFETSLPISGKAGLFSFQLPAQAPALEPSKHYQWFLAVKCNGELRPSSPFIDGWVQRVIPNASVATIVAQAPSIAQAISLGEAGFWYDTIATLTQLKRQQPQNSEIAQSWRNFLGWTALNPQELDTLTTSNVLQ from the coding sequence ATGTATCGTACGACTCCAGTACTAGCCCTAGGGAGCATGGTTTTGACCATGGGCAGTTGGGCAATGGCTCCGATGGCAGCCGCCAGCGTCAATATTCCCTTTAAATCGCCTTCTGATAAACCTGCCCCTCGTCGTGCTTCAACTTCTCAAGGTGCGTCGCGAGGTGGGTTGTGTGACTCGGCTGCCACTGCGGAATCGGCTTCGGTTAAAGCGCTCCTGCCGGAAAGTCATTATGGTCTAACTGCTGTAGAGCGCCCCACAATTGTGGCCTACCTGCCAGAAACCTCGGCTACAGAAGTTTTTTTCAGCCTCAAAGATGAAGCAAAGCAGCTTCATTTTGAAACGAGCTTACCGATCTCAGGGAAAGCGGGTCTCTTCAGTTTCCAGCTTCCTGCGCAAGCCCCAGCCCTTGAACCAAGCAAGCATTATCAATGGTTTTTAGCCGTGAAGTGTAATGGAGAACTGCGGCCCAGCAGCCCCTTTATTGATGGTTGGGTTCAAAGAGTAATACCAAATGCATCTGTTGCAACGATTGTGGCTCAGGCTCCCTCCATCGCTCAGGCGATTTCCTTAGGAGAAGCTGGCTTTTGGTACGACACCATCGCAACTCTGACGCAGCTCAAACGGCAGCAGCCTCAGAATTCTGAGATTGCTCAATCCTGGCGTAACTTTTTGGGATGGACAGCCCTAAATCCCCAGGAACTTGACACCTTGACGACGTCAAACGTTCTGCAGTAG
- a CDS encoding CHAT domain-containing protein translates to MLASTSQKDRVCHSSKRRVAQPLLFWLFIWMGIGGLVASKPVVASVGTEPFIVLAQQTKETERSEEEFLKEGRRLYSAGLFAEAATSFQAAAETYASQGDFANQALSLSYGSLAYQELSQWQAAENEIATSLRLLESNAVAEPILWAHTLNTKASLQFSTGKAEDAIATWNNAHQYYERANDAQGALGTQINQAQAWQQLGFYRRTRTLLTGLTQQINSTPNSILKLRGLHSLGIAYQKLGDFEASRQALEQSLAIAQAEKISSSPILLSLGSTMHGLEQTQAALKFFQQAAQAATQPREKIDAQLNELSLYLELGKQQQAMQLVPELYRQISRLPPSRHAVYSAVNFANATLAWEVGPSPISSDALLQLLEQAAANANQLQDGQAAAHTLVQQGKLYRHRGQLQQAIGVTEKGLARAQGMRATDITAQAATQLGRLQVQQGNSGLAIASYRQAAQALQQLRSDLATIRSEVQFSFRESVEPTYRELVALLLEEEQPSRANLIEARALIEALQLAELDNFFREACADLQPVQIDQIDPTAAVVYSIILPEQTAIIVSRPQQPPRYYSIPNAEADVETQIDAFLESLSLAYDSEAQLQRSQKMYDLLIRSAEADQAFAGVETLVFVLDGELRNIPMAALHDGTQYLIEKYRLALSPGLQLLAPRPLADTKLSAITGGVSLAHQGFSALPAVTSELKQLSQNLPSTTLLNQDFTRPKLAERVTEEPASIVHLATHGQFSSNASETFLLTWEGRLNIQDLSALLSRQGTQNSQAIELLVLSACQTAAGDDKAVLGLAGLAVRSGARATLATLWSVRDQSTATFMRQFYQSLKIPGITKAEALRQAQLSLLSESDYDAPFFWAPFILVGNWL, encoded by the coding sequence ATGTTAGCTTCTACAAGCCAAAAAGATAGGGTTTGCCATTCCTCTAAGCGTAGGGTCGCTCAGCCGCTTCTGTTCTGGCTGTTTATTTGGATGGGGATAGGGGGACTGGTAGCCTCAAAGCCTGTGGTAGCTTCTGTCGGTACCGAACCTTTCATTGTTCTCGCGCAGCAGACTAAAGAAACTGAGCGGTCTGAAGAAGAGTTTTTAAAAGAGGGAAGGCGTCTTTACTCCGCCGGGTTGTTTGCAGAGGCTGCTACTTCTTTTCAGGCCGCAGCAGAAACCTATGCTAGCCAGGGAGATTTTGCCAATCAGGCTTTGAGTCTGAGTTATGGGTCATTGGCTTATCAAGAATTGTCCCAGTGGCAAGCTGCTGAAAATGAGATCGCAACTAGTCTACGCCTCTTAGAATCAAATGCTGTTGCAGAGCCGATCCTGTGGGCCCATACGCTCAACACCAAAGCCAGTCTGCAGTTTTCTACAGGTAAAGCCGAAGATGCGATCGCAACCTGGAACAATGCCCATCAGTATTATGAGCGTGCCAACGATGCGCAAGGTGCTTTAGGGACTCAGATCAATCAGGCTCAAGCCTGGCAGCAGCTCGGTTTTTATCGCCGGACCCGTACGCTTTTAACGGGCTTGACCCAGCAGATCAACAGCACCCCCAACTCGATATTGAAGCTGCGAGGACTGCATAGTTTAGGAATCGCCTACCAAAAGCTCGGAGACTTTGAAGCAAGTCGCCAAGCCCTAGAACAGAGTCTTGCGATTGCACAGGCAGAAAAAATTTCCAGTAGCCCTATTCTCTTGAGTCTAGGCAGCACGATGCATGGTTTAGAGCAAACCCAGGCGGCCCTGAAGTTCTTCCAGCAGGCTGCTCAGGCAGCGACTCAGCCGAGGGAGAAGATTGACGCCCAGTTAAATGAGCTGAGTCTCTATCTTGAACTTGGAAAACAGCAGCAAGCGATGCAGCTTGTCCCCGAACTGTATCGCCAGATTTCCCGGCTTCCCCCTAGCCGTCATGCTGTGTACAGTGCAGTGAACTTTGCAAATGCCACGCTTGCCTGGGAGGTCGGTCCGTCACCGATATCAAGTGATGCTCTCCTGCAACTGCTAGAGCAGGCCGCTGCTAATGCAAATCAACTACAGGATGGACAAGCCGCCGCCCACACCTTAGTTCAGCAGGGAAAACTCTACCGACATCGGGGGCAATTGCAGCAGGCCATTGGTGTTACAGAAAAAGGCTTGGCACGTGCCCAAGGCATGAGAGCGACTGACATCACCGCTCAGGCTGCTACACAGTTGGGGCGACTCCAGGTGCAGCAGGGGAATAGTGGACTTGCGATCGCATCCTATCGTCAGGCGGCTCAGGCTCTGCAGCAGCTTCGTAGCGATTTAGCCACCATTCGTTCAGAGGTGCAGTTCTCCTTTCGAGAGAGTGTTGAACCTACCTATCGAGAGCTTGTAGCCCTACTGTTAGAAGAAGAACAGCCCAGTCGAGCCAACTTAATCGAAGCGCGCGCCTTGATTGAAGCCCTACAGCTTGCTGAACTCGATAACTTCTTCCGGGAAGCCTGTGCCGATCTGCAGCCTGTACAAATTGACCAAATCGATCCGACCGCAGCCGTTGTTTACTCAATTATCCTGCCTGAACAGACGGCTATTATTGTCTCTCGTCCTCAGCAACCGCCGCGATACTACAGCATCCCCAACGCTGAAGCTGACGTTGAAACACAAATTGATGCATTCCTAGAATCCTTAAGTCTGGCCTATGATAGCGAGGCACAGCTGCAGCGGTCACAGAAAATGTATGATCTACTGATTCGCTCTGCTGAAGCCGATCAGGCCTTTGCAGGTGTTGAAACCTTAGTGTTTGTTCTCGACGGTGAACTGCGCAATATTCCGATGGCGGCTCTCCACGACGGTACTCAATACCTGATTGAAAAGTATCGCCTTGCGCTTTCCCCTGGCCTGCAGTTGTTAGCGCCTCGCCCATTGGCTGATACTAAACTCAGCGCAATTACAGGCGGCGTCAGTCTTGCCCACCAGGGGTTTAGTGCACTCCCCGCTGTCACCTCCGAACTAAAACAACTCTCCCAAAACTTGCCGAGCACCACTCTCCTCAATCAAGACTTTACGCGACCGAAATTAGCCGAACGCGTTACCGAAGAACCCGCTAGCATTGTCCATTTGGCAACCCACGGGCAGTTTAGTTCTAACGCATCTGAGACCTTCCTTTTGACCTGGGAAGGACGACTTAATATTCAAGATTTGAGTGCACTGCTTTCTAGACAGGGAACACAAAATTCTCAAGCAATTGAGCTATTAGTTCTCAGTGCCTGTCAAACAGCAGCGGGAGACGACAAAGCGGTACTGGGATTGGCCGGATTGGCCGTTCGCTCAGGTGCCCGTGCCACACTGGCAACGCTTTGGTCCGTTCGAGATCAATCAACAGCAACCTTCATGCGCCAGTTTTATCAGTCCCTGAAGATCCCAGGAATCACTAAAGCTGAAGCCCTCAGACAAGCTCAGCTATCGTTATTGTCAGAGAGTGATTATGACGCTCCTTTTTTCTGGGCACCCTTTATATTGGTAGGTAATTGGCTATAG